The Paramisgurnus dabryanus chromosome 6, PD_genome_1.1, whole genome shotgun sequence genome has a window encoding:
- the LOC135767048 gene encoding uncharacterized protein, with the protein MVSLLMPYISVLLLLQFGPQLLYGDESQNCGPKGEKGERGVQGPPGNAGPPGPQGSKGDTGLSGGDVMSKPNANVAMIPTGPKGEKGDPGFPGPAGRPGYPGIPGLPGSKGDPGFPGIPGPVGRPGFPGPSGPKGQQGSPGSDVTSLQSQMHDLSAKIAMIEKVASFDAFRKVGQKYFVYDGFVESIDKGIQYCKEFGGAIALPRNADENKALVKVSVASGLDDLNRYPYIGATDRDKEGQFVDINGKPLTFTNWDSGQPDDYKSVQDCSVLRVGTGFWDDTDCDKRPIICEIEIK; encoded by the exons GTGTCTCTGTTAATGCCATACATCAGTGTTCTTCTGCTGCTTCAGTTCGGCCCACAACTACTGTATGGAGATGAATCTCAGAACTGTGGACCTAAAGGAGAGAAGGGAGAACGAG GAGTGCAGGGACCACCTGGTAATGCAGGACCACCTGGACCACAAGGATCTAAAGGAGATACAG GGCTTTCTGGAGGCGACGTCATGTCCAAGCCAAATGCAAATGTGGCCATGATTCCCACTGGACCTAAAGGAGAGAAGGGGGATCCAG GCTTTCCTGGTCCAGCTGGTAGGCCTGGCTATCCTGGCATACCTGGACTTCCTGGCTCAAAGGGGGATCCAG GCTTTCCTGGCATTCCTGGTCCAGTCGGTAGGCCTGGCTTTCCTGGACCTTCTGGCCCGAAGGGGCAACAAG GGAGTCCTGGAAGTGACGTCACGTCCCTACAATCTCAGATGCATGATCTCTCTGCTAAGATTGCCATGATAGAGAAAGTTGCTAGTTTTGATGCATTCAGAAAGGTTGGACAGAAATATTTTGTTTATGATggctttgtagaaagcattgATAAGGGGATTCAATACTGCAAAGAATTTGGTGGAGCAATTGCTTTGCCAAGAAATGCTGATGAAAATAAGGCTTTGGTAAAAGTATCAGTGGCCAGTGGTTTAGATGATCTAAACAGGTATCCATATATTGGAGCCACAGACAGAGATAAAGAAGGACAGTTTGTAGACATTAATGGAAAACCCTTGACTTTTACCAACTGGGATTCAGGTCAGCCTGATGATTATAAAAGTGTACAAGACTGTAGTGTTCTCAGAGTGGGGACTGGTTTTTGGGATGATACTGACTGTGATAAACGTCCTATCATATGTGAAATAGAAATCAAATAA